Proteins co-encoded in one Nothobranchius furzeri strain GRZ-AD chromosome 4, NfurGRZ-RIMD1, whole genome shotgun sequence genomic window:
- the wdr83os gene encoding PAT complex subunit Asterix, whose product MSSNSTTDPRRLNKIIRYKPPSTETNPTLEDPTPDYMNLLGMIFSMCGLMLKLKWCAWIAVYCSFISFANSRSSEDTKQMMSSFMLSISAVVMSYLQNPQPMSPPW is encoded by the exons ATGTCTTCCAATAGCACGACAGATCCGAGGAGGCTAAATAAAATTATACG GTACAAGCCCCCCAGCACAGAGACCAATCCCACACTGGAGGACCCAACTCCCGACTACATGAACCTGCTTGGCATGATCTTCAGTATGTGTGGACTGATGCTCAAG ctGAAGTGGTGTGCCTGGATCGCGGTCTACTGCTCTTTCATCAGCTTTGCAAACTCAAGAAGTTCAGAGGACACCAAACAGATGATGAGCAGCTTTAT GTTGTCCATCTCAGCAGTTGTGATGTCCTACCTTCAAAACCCACAACCGATGTCACCACCATGGTAA
- the wdr83 gene encoding WD repeat domain-containing protein 83 encodes MMAFPQPKPQAPQLPQHLLRTIDCQQGAVRAVRFNADGNYVLSCGSDKSLKLWSVSQGTFLKTYSGHGYEVLDADGSYDNSQICSCSSDKSVILWDVATGQVTRKLRGHAGKVNCVQFNEEATVILSGSIDGTVRCWDTRSRRFEPIQVLDEARDSISSLKVAQHELLTGSVDGRVRRYDLRMGQLHVDFVNSPITCVCFSQDGQCTLSSSLDSTVRLLDKSTGEMLGEFTGHKMKGYKLDCCLSSKDTHVLSCSEDGFVYCWDLVEGSLSLKLPVGKAVVQSLAFHPSETCLLTAMEGRVQVWGAEPEDAEEDTTTS; translated from the exons ATGATGGCGTTCCCTCAGCCCAAACCTCAGGCTCCTCAGCTTCCTCAGCATCTTCTCCGGACCATTGACTGCCAGCAAGGAGCTGTCAGGGCTGTTCGCTTTAACG CTGACGGAAACTATGTACTGTCGTGCGGCAGCGACAAGTCGCTGAAGTTATGGAGTGTGAGTCAGGGGACCTTCCTGAAGACGTACAGCGGTCATGGATACGAGGTTCTGGATGCAGATGG GTCATACGACAACAGCCAGATTTGCTCCTGCAGCTCCGACAAGAGCGTGATCCTGTGGGACGTAGCAACAGGCCAGGTCACACGCAAGCTCCGAGGTCACGCCGGG AAAGTTAATTGTGTGCAGTTCAACGAGGAGGCAACAGTGATCTTATCTG GATCGATAGATGGGACGGTGCGGTGCTGGGATACAAGATCCAGACGATTTGAGCCCATCCAGGTTCTAGATGAGGCTCGGGACAGCATCAGCAGCCTGAAGGTGGCCCAGCATGAGCTGCTTACCGG GTCCGTGGACGGCCGGGTGAGGCGCTACGACTTGAGAATGGGACAGCTTCATGTAGACTTCGTCAACA GTCCCATtacctgtgtgtgtttcagtCAGGATGGCCAGTGCACCCTGAGCTCCAGCTTGGATTCAACGGTTCGTCTTCTGGACAAGAGCACCGGCGAGATGCTGGGGGA GTTTACGGGACACAAGATGAAAGGCTACAAACTAGACTGTTGCCTGTCCAGTAAAGACACCCACGTGTTGAGCTGCTCAGAAGATGGATTCGTCTACTGCTGGGACCTGGTGGAG GGGTCTTTGTCCTTAAAGCTGCCAGTGGGAAAAGCGGTTGTCCAGTCCCTGGCCTTCCACCCCTCAGAGACCTGCCTCCTCACAGCCATGGAGGGGCGGGTTCAGGTGTGGGGGGCGGAGCCTGAAGATGCAGAGGAGGACACCACCACCTCGTAG
- the LOC107391168 gene encoding artemin, with translation MFDRLSLFPGPKQKSSADEDRRSRSLTVEDEQTETSGVRSSSLPIIRTRRSSPDSQCGLRSTLLQVRDLGLGYDSDETVLFKYCSGTCPHARSNHDLTLRNLRLSGVLPRPAPGETWHSTPCCRPTHHEDMAFLDNSHRWHKVEKLSAAACSCVG, from the coding sequence ATGTTTGACCGACTATCTCTATTCCCAGGTCCGAAACAGAAATCGTCTGCAGACGAAGATAGAAGAAGCAGATCTTTAACAGTAGAGGACGAGCAAACGGAAACTTCTGGAGTCAGGTCGTCCTCTCTTCCCATCATTCGAACACGCCGCTCTTCCCCGGATTCTCAGTGCGGCCTGAGGTCCACGCTGCTGCAGGTCCGAGACCTGGGCTTGGGCTACGACTCGGATGAGACGGTCCTGTTTAAGTACTGCAGCGGGACGTGTCCCCACGCTCGCTCCAACCACGACCTCACGCTCAGAAACCTGCGGCTGAGCGGAGTGCTCCCCCGCCCAGCGCCCGGGGAGACGTGGCACAGCACCCCCTGCTGCCGGCCCACCCACCACGAGGACATGGCCTTCCTGGATAACTCCCACCGCTGGCACAAGGTGGAGAAGCTGTCGGCGGCTGCCTGTAGCTGCGTGGGCTGA
- the LOC107391146 gene encoding transcription factor IIIA: protein METKERHKRYFCSFNGCSAAYNKQWKLDAHICKHTGVKPFSCEHEGCDKSFCSPYHLSRHELSHTGEKPFVCDVDGCTDAFATDANRRRHISRIHSQDQPKYVCKYESCGLRFKKHKQLKSHVCEQHSQLPIYKCTYEGCEMRFAFPSRRKRHEKVHKGYSCEEQHCAFTGKTWTELLKHRKDQHRSVIKCDQCSKVFRDSWFLQQHQHVHSETRVVFKCPRDGCERSYTTMFSLQSHVNSFHENLCPFVCTHDGCGKAFAMKPSLQRHRVIHDPERKKLNRAWPKRSLASRLSGYSDTKRVVRKKHREPMSQKTTTDQPGPLELVSLLQDTSLICNTAVDTQGLTDALTSPLSV from the coding sequence ATGGAAACTAAAGAACGGCACAAACGTTACTTCTGCTCTTTTAATGGCTGTTCGGCTGCTTATAACAAACAGTGGAAACTGGACGCTCACATTTGTAAACACACGGGAGTAAAGCCGTTCTCTTGCGAGCACGAAGGGTGCGACAAGTCCTTCTGCTCCCCCTACCACCTCTCGAGACACGAGCTCAGCCACACCGGCGAGAAACCGTTCGTCTGCGACGTAGATGGCTGTACGGATGCCTTCGCCACCGACGCAAACCGGAGGAGACACATCAGCCGTATCCACTCCCAGGATCAGCCCAAATATGTCTGCAAATACGAGAGCTGCGGCCTGAGGTTCAAGAAACACAAGCAGTTGAAGTCCCATGTGTGTGAGCAGCACTCTCAGCTGCCTATTTACAAGTGCACATACGAAGGTTGTGAGATGAGATTTGCCTTCCCCAGCAGGCGGAAGCGACACGAGAAGGTGCACAAAGGGTACTCCTGCGAGGAGCAGCACTGCGCCTTCACGGGTAAAACCTGGACAGAACTACTGAAGCACAGGAAGGACCAGCACAGGTCTGTCATCAAGTGTGATCAGTGCAGCAAGGTGTTCAGGGACTCCTGGTTCCTGCAGCAGCATCAACACGTCCACTCAGAGACGAGAGTGGTCTTCAAGTGCCCAAGAGATGGCTGTGAGAGGTCATACACCACTATGTTCAGCCTACAGAGTCATGTCAACTCCTTCCACGAGAACCTGTGCCCCTTTGTCTGCACCCACGATGGCTGTGGGAAGGCGTTCGCTATGAAGCCAAGTCTCCAGCGACACAGAGTCATCCACGACCCAGAGAGGAAGAAGCTGAACCGGGCCTGGCCTAAGAGATCTCTTGCTTCCAGGTTAAGTGGTTACAGTGACACAAAGAGAGTGGTCAGAAAGAAGCACAGGGAGCCCATGTcccagaaaacaacaacagaccAGCCGGGTCCTCTTGAGTTGGTGTCTCTGCTGCAGGACACATCTTTGATATGCAACACTGCTGTGGACACTCAGGGACTCACAGATGCTCTGACTTCACCCTTATCAGTTTAA